The nucleotide sequence TGAGCTTCCCGCCCGAAATATACAAAACGGTCAAAGACCTTGCGCAAAAGAAAAAGGTTTCGATTGCCTGGGTCGTGCGCGAGGCCGTTGAAAAATACGTCGCCGATCAATGGCCGCTGTTCAGCAACGCGAAGGGCAGTTAGGGCGCGTGTTGATTGGTGGAAAGTCTGCGCTG is from Candidatus Binatus sp. and encodes:
- a CDS encoding CopG family transcriptional regulator; the protein is MPPKKHRGRKALYAVMPRASVSFPPEIYKTVKDLAQKKKVSIAWVVREAVEKYVADQWPLFSNAKGS